In one window of Holophagales bacterium DNA:
- a CDS encoding acylphosphatase: MTGGFEAEARRWLVSGRVQGVGYRAFAARTARGLGLTGGTSNLPDGRVLVVAEGPAHALDRLEAALWEGPRFARVQRVDGSVATSADALGSFDAEFRRER, from the coding sequence GTGACCGGTGGTTTCGAGGCCGAGGCGCGGCGCTGGCTCGTCTCGGGAAGGGTGCAGGGCGTGGGCTACCGCGCCTTCGCGGCGCGGACGGCGAGAGGGCTGGGCCTGACCGGGGGGACGTCGAACCTTCCCGACGGCCGGGTTCTCGTCGTGGCCGAGGGACCGGCGCACGCGCTCGACCGGCTCGAGGCGGCGCTCTGGGAAGGGCCGCGCTTCGCCCGGGTCCAGCGCGTCGACGGGTCGGTCGCCACGTCGGCCGACGCACTCGGGTCTTTCGACGCCGAGTTCCGCCGCGAGCGC